The Gordonia sp. KTR9 genome contains a region encoding:
- a CDS encoding Lrp/AsnC family transcriptional regulator, producing MRSLDDLDEQVLACLTRDARATYQQMGEQVGLSAPAVKRRVDRLVADGVIRGFTAVVDPRAMQWTTEAYVLVYCRGNISPEQLEAAWEPIPEVVSAATVTGQADAILRVMARDVRHLEQALERIRRAGPVDRSESILVLSELIDRGHP from the coding sequence TTGCGATCACTGGACGATCTCGACGAGCAGGTACTCGCATGTCTCACCCGGGATGCCCGCGCCACTTACCAGCAGATGGGCGAACAGGTGGGGCTGTCGGCTCCCGCGGTCAAACGACGCGTCGACCGCCTGGTCGCCGACGGCGTCATCCGGGGATTCACCGCCGTCGTCGATCCCCGGGCGATGCAGTGGACCACCGAGGCCTACGTCCTGGTCTACTGCCGCGGCAACATCTCGCCCGAACAACTCGAGGCCGCATGGGAGCCCATCCCCGAAGTCGTGAGCGCCGCGACCGTCACCGGTCAGGCCGACGCCATCCTGCGCGTCATGGCCCGTGACGTGCGGCACCTCGAGCAGGCTCTCGAACGCATCCGGCGCGCGGGCCCGGTCGATCGATCGGAGTCGATCCTCGTGCTCAGCGAGCTGATCGACCGGGGACACCCGTGA
- a CDS encoding DUF4307 domain-containing protein, with protein sequence MNSSDGGAADAGDAPRTTPDTARPQSGPRATYPEHSETARGRRRWFVALSILVVVAGVALAVIGYSKFSTADVTGEATGYEILDDSTVAVQFTVERSDPSRPAACVVRGRSRDGGETGRREILIPADSAERIGVRTEITTSKPPVIGEVFGCTLDVPAYLKPADR encoded by the coding sequence GTGAACAGTTCGGACGGGGGCGCCGCAGACGCCGGTGACGCACCGCGCACGACGCCTGACACGGCGCGACCGCAGAGCGGTCCCCGCGCCACTTACCCGGAACATTCGGAAACCGCCCGAGGTCGTCGGCGCTGGTTCGTCGCCTTGTCGATTCTGGTCGTCGTGGCGGGTGTGGCGCTCGCGGTCATCGGCTACAGCAAGTTCTCCACGGCCGACGTGACCGGCGAGGCCACCGGATACGAGATCCTCGACGACTCGACCGTCGCCGTGCAGTTCACGGTCGAACGTTCCGACCCGAGCCGGCCCGCGGCCTGTGTGGTGCGCGGTCGTTCCCGTGACGGCGGCGAGACGGGCCGACGCGAGATCCTGATCCCCGCCGACTCCGCGGAACGCATCGGTGTCCGCACCGAGATCACGACGTCGAAGCCGCCGGTCATCGGTGAGGTGTTCGGCTGCACACTCGACGTGCCCGCCTACCTGAAGCCGGCGGACCGGTGA
- a CDS encoding TspO/MBR family protein produces the protein MRISTLIGTSLATAAAAAIGSLVTKPAVESWYPKLAKPSFVPPDWAFPVAWTALYADMAVTSAAALDDLDEKGDHDQRQRYLAALGANLVLNGGWSWIYFGRGALGTASFAAAALTVSSADLARRTAQNNPAAGAALAPYPAWCAFATVLSTSTWWLNRGRRSATVS, from the coding sequence ATGCGCATCTCCACTCTTATCGGGACGTCACTCGCGACCGCAGCCGCGGCCGCCATCGGCAGTCTGGTGACCAAACCGGCGGTCGAGAGCTGGTATCCGAAGCTTGCGAAACCGTCGTTCGTGCCGCCCGACTGGGCCTTCCCGGTCGCGTGGACCGCGCTGTACGCCGACATGGCCGTGACGTCCGCCGCCGCTTTGGACGACCTGGACGAGAAGGGCGATCACGACCAACGACAGAGGTATCTCGCGGCGCTCGGTGCCAACCTCGTGCTCAACGGCGGATGGAGCTGGATCTACTTCGGCCGGGGTGCACTCGGAACCGCGTCGTTCGCGGCGGCGGCGCTCACCGTGAGCAGTGCCGATCTCGCGCGGCGTACCGCACAGAACAACCCGGCAGCAGGTGCCGCGCTGGCGCCTTACCCGGCGTGGTGCGCATTCGCCACCGTGCTCTCGACGAGCACCTGGTGGCTCAATCGTGGCCGGCGGTCAGCGACGGTCTCGTAG
- the rocD gene encoding ornithine--oxo-acid transaminase produces the protein MAMTSPAADTPGRVGPSGAADDTSTADSLESHVAHNYSPLPVIAATAEGAWITDVDGRRHLDCLGAYSAVNFGHRHPRIVAAALDQLARVTLTSRAFRSDRLEPFCAALASLCGKEMVLPMNTGAEAVESGIKVARKWGYDVKGVPDGRATIVVATGNFHGRTTTIVSFSDDPAAYTGFGPYTPGFVRVPFGDVAALDAAIDENTVGVLLEPIQGEAGVVVPPDDYLPAARALCTERNALLIADEIQSGLGRTGRTFAVEHWGVEPDVYLLGKALGGGLLPVSAVVADRHVLAVLHPGEHGSTFGGNPLAAAVGHTVVDMLSDGTWQRRAADLGEYLHARLRDHVGNGVVAVRGRGLWAGIDLDPALGTGKDFCRRLSERGVLAKDTHDSTLRLAPPLVVTESEIDWAMERFAATLRDRR, from the coding sequence ATGGCGATGACGAGCCCTGCAGCCGACACACCCGGCCGCGTCGGCCCGTCCGGTGCCGCGGACGACACATCTACCGCAGATTCGCTCGAATCCCATGTGGCACACAACTATTCGCCCCTGCCGGTGATCGCGGCCACGGCCGAGGGGGCGTGGATCACCGATGTCGACGGTCGCCGTCACCTCGACTGCCTCGGCGCGTATTCGGCGGTCAACTTCGGTCACCGCCATCCCCGCATCGTCGCCGCCGCCCTCGATCAGCTCGCGCGGGTCACGCTCACCAGCCGCGCCTTCCGGTCCGATCGTCTCGAACCCTTCTGCGCCGCACTGGCTTCCCTGTGCGGCAAGGAGATGGTCCTGCCGATGAACACCGGCGCCGAAGCGGTGGAGTCCGGGATCAAGGTCGCCCGCAAATGGGGTTACGACGTCAAGGGCGTACCCGACGGCCGCGCCACGATCGTGGTCGCAACCGGGAACTTCCACGGACGCACCACGACCATCGTCTCGTTCAGCGACGATCCCGCGGCGTACACCGGATTCGGGCCGTACACACCGGGATTCGTGCGCGTGCCGTTCGGCGACGTGGCCGCGCTCGACGCCGCGATCGACGAGAACACCGTGGGTGTCCTCCTCGAACCCATCCAGGGCGAGGCCGGCGTCGTCGTACCTCCCGACGACTATCTGCCCGCCGCGCGAGCCCTCTGCACCGAGCGCAATGCCCTGCTCATCGCCGATGAGATCCAATCCGGCCTCGGCCGCACGGGGCGGACCTTCGCGGTGGAGCACTGGGGTGTCGAACCCGACGTCTACCTGCTGGGTAAGGCGCTGGGCGGCGGCCTGCTGCCCGTGTCGGCGGTGGTGGCCGACCGTCACGTCCTCGCCGTCCTGCACCCCGGTGAACACGGATCGACCTTCGGCGGCAATCCTCTCGCCGCGGCCGTCGGCCACACCGTCGTCGACATGCTGTCCGACGGGACATGGCAGCGCCGGGCGGCCGACCTGGGTGAATACCTGCACGCACGCCTGCGTGACCATGTCGGGAACGGTGTGGTCGCTGTGCGTGGCCGCGGACTCTGGGCGGGCATCGACCTCGATCCCGCGCTGGGCACCGGCAAGGACTTCTGCCGACGGCTCTCCGAGCGCGGGGTGCTGGCAAAGGACACCCACGACTCGACACTGCGGCTCGCGCCGCCGCTCGTCGTCACCGAATCCGAGATCGACTGGGCGATGGAGCGATTCGCCGCGACCCTACGAGACCGTCGCTGA
- a CDS encoding 3-deoxy-7-phosphoheptulonate synthase yields MTTLPDLPIRSDDNAESTSDRRIRAFRPIPSPDTVRSELPLSARRAVAVQRDRDEIADILAGRDDRLLVIVGPCSVHDPIAAIDYARRLAPLADAYAERLKIVMRVYFEKPRTTVGWKGLINDPGMDNTFDVERGLRTARSLLLDIIDLGLPVGCEFLEPTSPQYIADAVAWGAIGARTTESQVHRQLASGLSMPIGFKNGTDGNVQVAIDGVKAAAAEHVFFGVDDFGNGAVVETAGNEDCHIILRGGTRGPNFDAESVSAAAEALAAAGLPARVMIDCSHANSGKDHVRQAEVATEIATRLRAAREAGEPSTVSGVMLESFLEPGAQSTEATPLVYGKSVTDKCMGWEASAQVLAALARG; encoded by the coding sequence GTGACCACCTTGCCGGACCTCCCGATCCGATCCGACGACAACGCCGAATCGACATCCGACCGCCGGATCCGGGCATTCCGTCCGATCCCCTCGCCCGACACCGTCCGCAGCGAACTGCCACTGTCGGCACGACGAGCCGTCGCCGTGCAACGCGACCGGGACGAGATCGCCGACATCCTCGCCGGACGTGACGACCGCCTGCTCGTCATCGTCGGCCCCTGTTCGGTCCACGACCCGATCGCGGCCATCGACTACGCCCGCCGCCTCGCGCCGCTGGCCGATGCCTACGCCGAGCGTCTCAAGATCGTCATGCGCGTCTACTTCGAGAAGCCGCGCACGACGGTCGGGTGGAAGGGTCTGATCAACGACCCCGGGATGGACAACACCTTCGACGTCGAGCGCGGTCTGCGCACCGCTCGGTCGCTGCTGCTCGACATCATCGACCTCGGTCTGCCCGTCGGCTGCGAGTTCCTCGAGCCGACGAGCCCGCAGTACATCGCCGACGCGGTCGCGTGGGGTGCCATCGGTGCCCGCACCACCGAGTCTCAGGTCCACCGTCAGCTGGCGTCCGGTCTGTCCATGCCGATCGGGTTCAAGAACGGCACCGACGGCAACGTCCAGGTCGCCATCGACGGCGTGAAAGCTGCTGCGGCCGAACACGTCTTCTTCGGAGTCGACGACTTCGGCAACGGCGCCGTGGTGGAGACCGCGGGCAACGAGGACTGCCACATCATCCTGCGCGGGGGAACGCGCGGCCCCAACTTCGACGCGGAGTCGGTGTCGGCGGCGGCCGAGGCGCTCGCCGCGGCAGGGCTGCCGGCCCGGGTCATGATCGACTGCTCGCACGCCAACTCGGGCAAGGACCACGTTCGCCAGGCCGAGGTCGCCACCGAGATCGCCACCCGCCTCCGGGCGGCCCGCGAGGCCGGTGAGCCCTCGACCGTCAGCGGCGTCATGCTGGAGAGCTTCCTCGAGCCCGGCGCGCAGTCGACCGAGGCCACCCCGCTGGTGTACGGCAAGTCCGTCACCGACAAGTGCATGGGCTGGGAGGCCAGCGCTCAGGTCCTGGCGGCGCTCGCGCGGGGCTGA
- a CDS encoding alkaline phosphatase D family protein, whose protein sequence is MGTSRRRFLGWSALVAGLAFSPDVLGGRPPAVPTPAQSAGVFGLGVASGDPLPDGIVLWTRLSRNPFAPGGGMEPRPVRVDWEVAADESMTRIVRRGTVHATPEWGHSVHVDVRGLAPAADHFYRFRALGEISTVGRTRTAPAPSAHVDTLTLAVATCQNWADGYYQAYADLAAHAPDVVLHLGDYIYEKPIPAQGGARTTAALPLSSTREAVDLDDYRERYALYKSDPDLQLAHAMAPFVITFDDHEVDNNWAAAVPEDDTPPVPFALRRARALRAWWENSPVRVTARPNGTVVRAHRRLGFGDLVDLTLLDTRSHRSDQANGDNDTGQNQHTADPSRTILGAEQERWLLDGFASSRHRWDVLAQQVPMADLARTVGSTRAVSMDGWSGYEASRARILDGATDRGVRNLVSLAGDIHRSVVADLRTSYTDDSAVRGVELAATSITSGGDGEDSDDGDRRLKEASPHVRFGNSQRGYLLNRIHSDRWEAEFRVTPSVRSPRGTLHRRALITIPDSTAEVDVV, encoded by the coding sequence ATGGGCACATCGCGACGGCGATTTCTCGGCTGGTCGGCGCTGGTGGCAGGTCTGGCGTTCAGTCCGGACGTCCTCGGGGGCAGGCCACCGGCAGTACCCACCCCGGCACAGTCCGCAGGCGTGTTCGGCCTCGGCGTCGCGTCGGGCGATCCCCTCCCCGACGGCATCGTGCTGTGGACGCGGCTGTCGCGCAATCCGTTCGCGCCGGGCGGCGGCATGGAGCCGAGGCCGGTCCGGGTCGACTGGGAGGTCGCCGCCGACGAATCGATGACCCGGATCGTGCGTCGGGGAACCGTCCACGCGACACCGGAGTGGGGACACAGCGTGCATGTCGACGTCCGCGGACTCGCGCCGGCCGCCGATCATTTCTATCGGTTTCGAGCACTCGGTGAGATCTCCACCGTCGGACGAACCCGCACGGCACCAGCACCTTCCGCACACGTCGACACACTCACGCTGGCCGTGGCGACCTGCCAGAACTGGGCCGACGGCTACTACCAGGCCTACGCCGACCTGGCCGCACATGCGCCCGATGTGGTCCTCCACCTCGGCGACTACATTTACGAGAAGCCGATCCCCGCGCAGGGCGGCGCGAGAACCACTGCCGCGCTTCCTCTTTCGTCGACCCGGGAGGCTGTCGACCTCGACGACTACCGGGAACGGTACGCGCTGTACAAATCCGACCCGGACCTGCAACTCGCTCACGCGATGGCGCCGTTCGTGATCACCTTCGACGATCACGAGGTGGACAACAACTGGGCCGCAGCGGTTCCCGAGGACGACACACCGCCTGTCCCGTTCGCGCTGCGCCGGGCACGCGCCCTGCGCGCGTGGTGGGAGAACAGCCCGGTCCGGGTCACGGCCCGGCCGAACGGAACCGTGGTGCGCGCGCACCGGCGGCTGGGTTTCGGCGACCTCGTCGACCTCACTCTCCTCGACACCCGTAGTCACCGCAGCGATCAGGCCAACGGGGACAACGACACCGGGCAGAACCAGCACACCGCGGACCCGTCCCGCACGATCCTCGGCGCCGAGCAGGAAAGATGGTTGCTCGACGGCTTCGCGTCCTCACGGCACCGCTGGGACGTGCTCGCCCAGCAGGTGCCGATGGCCGACCTCGCCCGGACCGTCGGCTCGACCCGTGCGGTCAGCATGGACGGCTGGAGCGGCTACGAGGCGTCTCGCGCCCGGATACTCGACGGCGCCACCGACCGCGGCGTGCGCAACCTGGTGTCCCTCGCCGGTGACATCCACCGCAGCGTGGTCGCCGACCTCCGGACCTCGTACACCGATGACTCAGCGGTGCGCGGAGTCGAACTCGCCGCGACGTCGATCACCTCGGGCGGCGACGGGGAGGACAGCGACGACGGCGACCGCCGGCTGAAGGAGGCCTCACCCCACGTCCGGTTCGGCAACTCACAGCGCGGATACCTGCTCAACCGGATCCACTCCGACCGGTGGGAGGCCGAGTTCCGCGTGACGCCGTCCGTGCGGTCGCCCCGGGGAACGCTGCACCGTCGAGCGCTCATCACGATCCCCGACTCGACCGCCGAAGTCGACGTCGTGTGA
- the mca gene encoding mycothiol conjugate amidase Mca, whose product MTESHVGDPKSGVFRLMAVHAHPDDESSKGAATTAKYAAEGNEVLVVTLTGGERGDILNPAMDRPGIKERMTEVRREEMAKAAEALGVRQTWLGFVDSGLPEGDPLPPLPEGSFATVPLDEATEALVRVVREFRPHVIITYDEHGGYPHPDHIRCHEVSVAAYEQAGDPDAFPEAGEPWTVSKLYYTHGFIRDRMVLFSDEFARHGQESPFAEWLSNWDPSRGDLMGRVTTQVECSKYFPQRDDALRAHATQIDPNGVFFAVPLEWQQRLWPTEEFELAKTRVKTALPETDLFAGIEA is encoded by the coding sequence GTGACCGAATCCCACGTCGGCGACCCCAAGTCGGGTGTGTTCCGTCTGATGGCGGTGCACGCACACCCCGACGACGAATCGAGCAAGGGTGCGGCGACGACCGCGAAATATGCGGCCGAGGGCAATGAAGTGCTTGTGGTCACACTCACCGGCGGTGAGCGTGGCGACATCCTGAATCCGGCGATGGACCGGCCGGGCATCAAAGAGCGGATGACCGAGGTCCGTCGCGAGGAGATGGCCAAGGCCGCCGAGGCGCTGGGTGTCCGGCAGACCTGGCTCGGCTTCGTCGACTCCGGGCTTCCGGAGGGGGACCCGCTGCCGCCGCTGCCGGAGGGTTCGTTCGCGACGGTGCCCCTCGACGAGGCCACCGAGGCGCTGGTGCGCGTGGTGCGCGAGTTCCGCCCGCACGTGATCATCACCTACGACGAGCACGGCGGTTACCCGCATCCCGACCACATCCGGTGCCACGAGGTGTCGGTCGCGGCCTACGAGCAGGCCGGCGACCCGGACGCATTCCCCGAGGCCGGCGAGCCGTGGACGGTGTCGAAGCTCTACTACACCCACGGATTCATCCGCGACCGGATGGTGCTGTTCTCCGACGAGTTCGCGCGACACGGCCAGGAGAGTCCGTTCGCAGAGTGGCTCAGCAATTGGGACCCGAGTCGCGGCGACCTCATGGGACGCGTCACGACGCAGGTCGAGTGCTCGAAGTACTTCCCGCAGCGTGACGATGCGCTGCGCGCGCACGCCACGCAGATCGACCCGAACGGGGTGTTCTTCGCGGTGCCGCTGGAGTGGCAGCAGCGTCTGTGGCCGACCGAGGAGTTCGAGCTCGCCAAGACCCGGGTCAAGACGGCGCTGCCCGAGACCGATCTGTTCGCCGGGATCGAGGCGTGA